A stretch of Petrotoga olearia DSM 13574 DNA encodes these proteins:
- a CDS encoding FtsW/RodA/SpoVE family cell cycle protein has product MNSFSITNLIGERKERIKKLELILVIAYVLLAIIGFLSVKSAVINSSLEGIENQQLMWIIIGFVFFVVSIFTPERFIKKYTPILFYLVILSLVLVLFTTPVSGAKRWIRLGPIGFQPSEIFKLVLLLYLSYVLSQNDNKRFYFASMMIFLSTALIYKEPDFSTSIIVLFTWFVLVFVSGRFEKLWQYSLGLALIASPIIFYNLQEYQKGRIIGFLSPQAYSLSYYYNTAQAIKAIGSGGLLGEGYMNGYMNLSGFVPESHTDFIFSVIGEEFGFLGATLILMLYSTILWRLYEGYKKSDDLFWKYFYIGSAFLFFFHIFQNIGMNLGILPVTGIPLPLLSNGGSSFVTFSIILGIATKGLMVEKNITR; this is encoded by the coding sequence GTGAATTCTTTTTCTATTACAAATTTAATAGGTGAAAGAAAAGAACGCATAAAAAAATTAGAACTTATCCTCGTTATAGCTTACGTGTTGTTGGCAATTATAGGATTTTTATCCGTTAAAAGCGCTGTAATCAATAGTTCTTTAGAGGGAATAGAAAATCAACAATTAATGTGGATTATTATAGGGTTCGTTTTTTTTGTCGTTAGCATCTTTACTCCAGAAAGGTTTATTAAGAAATATACCCCTATTTTATTTTATTTAGTAATTCTTAGCTTGGTTTTGGTACTGTTCACTACACCAGTTAGTGGAGCTAAAAGGTGGATAAGGTTGGGTCCTATAGGTTTTCAACCATCTGAAATATTTAAGTTGGTATTGTTATTATATCTCAGTTACGTTCTTTCTCAAAATGATAATAAAAGGTTTTACTTTGCATCAATGATGATTTTTCTATCTACAGCGTTAATATACAAAGAACCAGATTTTAGTACTTCTATTATAGTATTATTTACGTGGTTTGTGTTAGTTTTTGTTTCAGGAAGGTTCGAAAAATTATGGCAGTATTCTTTAGGATTGGCTTTGATTGCCAGCCCAATAATTTTTTACAACCTACAAGAATACCAAAAAGGAAGAATAATAGGATTTCTATCCCCTCAAGCCTACTCTCTAAGTTATTATTATAACACCGCTCAGGCGATAAAAGCCATAGGTTCTGGTGGTTTGTTAGGGGAAGGATATATGAATGGATATATGAATCTGAGTGGGTTCGTACCTGAAAGTCATACAGATTTTATATTTTCCGTTATCGGAGAAGAGTTTGGATTTTTGGGGGCAACTTTGATCCTAATGCTTTATTCAACAATACTTTGGAGACTATATGAAGGATACAAAAAAAGCGATGATCTTTTTTGGAAGTATTTTTATATTGGATCTGCATTTTTGTTCTTTTTTCATATTTTTCAAAATATTGGGATGAATCTAGGCATATTACCTGTTACAGGTATTCCTTTACCACTGTTATCAAACGGTGGTTCTTCTTTCGTGACTTTTTCTATAATATTGGGAATTGCCACAAAAGGTTTAATGGTAGAAAAAAACATTACGAGGTGA
- the hpt gene encoding hypoxanthine phosphoribosyltransferase — MALKVLISEEEIQKKIEDLASQIDDYYKNITDEIVAVCVLKGSVNFFSDLVKKIHLNVNYNFIQVSSYSGDITTGKVKVKSWLDEPLENKHVLIVEDIVDTGNTLKYIVRYLEMQNPSSLEITSIVLKTIHEHGIQVRFPGFEIGDKFVVGYGLDYNEKYRNLPYIGYIE, encoded by the coding sequence ATGGCTCTAAAAGTGCTTATTTCAGAAGAGGAGATACAAAAAAAGATTGAGGATTTGGCTAGCCAAATAGATGATTATTATAAAAATATAACTGATGAAATTGTTGCGGTATGTGTGTTAAAAGGATCTGTTAATTTCTTTAGTGATTTGGTAAAAAAGATACATTTAAACGTTAATTATAATTTCATACAGGTATCTAGTTACTCAGGGGATATAACTACAGGAAAAGTAAAGGTAAAAAGTTGGCTTGATGAGCCCCTTGAAAATAAACATGTTTTGATAGTTGAAGACATTGTAGATACTGGAAACACGTTAAAATATATAGTGAGATATTTAGAGATGCAAAATCCCTCCTCTTTAGAAATTACATCAATAGTTTTAAAAACAATTCACGAACATGGAATTCAAGTAAGATTTCCTGGATTTGAAATCGGAGATAAATTTGTGGTAGGATACGGATTGGATTACAACGAAAAATATAGAAACTTACCGTACATTGGATATATAGAATAA
- a CDS encoding purine-nucleoside phosphorylase: protein MDIEQYVSKVREAAEYIQEKTTKKPRIAIILGSGLGKISQNLEDVLSIPYSDIPNFPRSTAPGHKGELMIGSLKGKDTLLMNGRFHYYEGYTMKEVTFPIRVMQELGIETLVVTNAAGTLNPDFEVGVPCIITDHINFFGDNPLIGPNFDDWGPRFPDMTEVYSKSLVQEAFKSAKRLNIKVYSGVYLGLSGPTFETPAEMAMMRNFGADLVGMSTVPEVIVAKHAGMEVLGITAITDKAVPEQLKEVSAEEVLEIAEKTGQSIADIIMDLIDIF, encoded by the coding sequence ATGGATATTGAACAATACGTATCAAAAGTGAGAGAAGCAGCTGAGTATATTCAAGAAAAGACTACGAAAAAGCCCAGGATTGCAATCATTTTGGGATCTGGATTAGGGAAAATTTCGCAAAATTTAGAAGATGTTCTTTCAATCCCTTATTCTGATATTCCTAACTTCCCACGTTCTACCGCTCCTGGTCATAAAGGCGAATTGATGATAGGGAGTTTGAAAGGTAAAGATACGCTACTGATGAATGGAAGATTTCATTACTACGAAGGTTACACCATGAAAGAGGTTACCTTCCCAATTCGTGTAATGCAAGAATTAGGTATAGAAACCCTCGTAGTGACTAATGCGGCGGGAACATTAAACCCTGACTTTGAAGTCGGTGTTCCGTGTATAATTACCGATCATATCAATTTTTTTGGTGACAATCCATTGATTGGACCAAATTTCGATGATTGGGGTCCTAGATTTCCTGATATGACGGAAGTTTACTCGAAGTCTTTGGTGCAAGAAGCCTTTAAATCTGCGAAGAGACTGAATATTAAAGTATATTCAGGAGTTTATTTGGGTTTAAGTGGTCCCACATTTGAAACACCTGCTGAAATGGCTATGATGAGGAATTTTGGTGCTGATTTGGTAGGGATGTCAACGGTGCCAGAAGTTATCGTTGCGAAACATGCTGGTATGGAGGTCTTAGGTATCACCGCTATAACAGATAAAGCTGTTCCTGAGCAACTAAAAGAAGTTAGTGCAGAAGAAGTTTTGGAGATTGCAGAAAAAACCGGTCAAAGTATAGCGGATATCATAATGGACTTAATAGATATATTTTAG
- a CDS encoding glutamate formiminotransferase produces the protein MKIVETLPNISEGKNKELINKIKGLSENYDKIWFVSCKSDEYFNRSFISVVGELNEIGAFLFEMVKICVENIDLRNHSGYHPRIGAVDVIPIVPLISTTFDEANNLVKLLAKKISESFDLPIYLYEKSARNEYRRNINTLRKGEFEFLAKKMSFPEWEPDFGPNRPHPTAGATVMGVRDFLISLEFHINTLDRWLAEQIKQEISLNLPASVFLERKQNGKFSLTLNAKEGDVSLYLLYSKVKTIIEHFGCEIEKVSMPSPLTGKLFLQSFKNLIGNLDGELFTIEEKLLTESQITKTKYISNEEK, from the coding sequence ATGAAAATCGTAGAGACCTTACCAAACATTAGCGAAGGGAAAAACAAAGAATTAATCAACAAAATCAAAGGCCTTTCTGAGAATTATGATAAAATTTGGTTTGTTTCTTGTAAAAGTGATGAATACTTCAATAGAAGTTTCATCAGTGTTGTAGGGGAATTAAACGAAATAGGGGCTTTCTTATTTGAAATGGTGAAAATATGTGTGGAGAATATCGACCTCAGAAATCATAGTGGGTATCATCCTAGAATAGGTGCTGTAGATGTTATTCCAATTGTTCCATTAATATCAACAACCTTCGATGAGGCGAATAATCTTGTAAAATTATTAGCAAAAAAAATCTCTGAAAGCTTCGATTTACCTATATATCTATACGAAAAATCCGCTAGAAATGAATACAGGAGAAATATTAACACGTTGCGAAAAGGTGAATTCGAGTTCTTAGCAAAAAAAATGTCTTTCCCTGAATGGGAACCAGATTTTGGGCCAAATCGTCCTCATCCTACTGCAGGAGCAACTGTAATGGGGGTCAGAGATTTTCTAATATCTTTGGAATTTCATATTAACACCTTAGACAGATGGTTAGCAGAACAAATAAAGCAAGAAATAAGTTTGAATTTACCTGCCAGTGTATTTTTAGAAAGAAAACAAAACGGTAAATTCAGTCTCACTTTAAATGCAAAAGAAGGGGATGTATCCCTTTATTTGCTTTACAGCAAAGTTAAAACGATAATAGAACACTTTGGATGCGAAATAGAGAAAGTATCAATGCCCTCCCCTTTAACGGGAAAATTGTTTTTACAATCGTTTAAAAACTTAATAGGTAATTTAGATGGAGAATTGTTTACAATAGAAGAAAAATTGTTAACCGAATCACAAATCACCAAGACAAAATATATTTCAAACGAGGAAAAATGA
- a CDS encoding 23S rRNA (pseudouridine(1915)-N(3))-methyltransferase RlmH, giving the protein MTRIIVVGPLKSSYIKDGVRQYLKWIKKFERIELIQLPLSGDLNKTPPSIYKDKDFKKFEKYFPDSFNVLLDERGEQMDSIKFSQFYEHIKSSSGAKFINFIVGGPLGHSDEIYNKADSIISLSKLTFTHELAVLILLEQLFRVNKILHNETYHY; this is encoded by the coding sequence ATGACTAGAATCATAGTCGTAGGACCTTTAAAAAGCTCATATATAAAAGATGGAGTCAGACAATATTTAAAATGGATAAAGAAGTTTGAAAGGATCGAACTAATACAACTTCCTCTATCCGGCGATTTAAACAAGACGCCACCTTCGATTTACAAAGATAAAGATTTCAAAAAGTTCGAAAAATATTTCCCTGATTCTTTCAATGTTTTATTGGATGAAAGAGGAGAACAAATGGATTCCATAAAATTTTCCCAATTTTATGAACACATAAAAAGCTCATCGGGAGCTAAATTCATAAATTTTATCGTTGGTGGTCCTTTGGGTCATTCTGATGAAATTTACAATAAAGCTGATTCTATTATATCATTATCCAAACTGACTTTCACACACGAATTAGCGGTATTGATCCTTTTAGAGCAATTGTTTAGAGTTAATAAGATATTGCACAATGAAACCTATCACTATTAA
- a CDS encoding lytic transglycosylase domain-containing protein — MKAFVWLAIFIFLPIFFFSYYEVYDYFFMKPNTYFEFNSNSNGEFGVEFYSINKYPIMDSNKLLESVWSQPRTLIGGQMMVESSNYTHAISSSKAMGLLQLKNLTGVDLHVYNLFDPYDNLKGALEYHGYLRRLFNDERLQIIAYHDGPTAVMAGKVSTAGEAYYEKVKRAQQNYSNTKIYSPYFVGGRLSYYSEDEEDKISTEFNAGFVYRKFEIYGNVGLELPLKRIEEFDFIDIQTDYGYTFLYVPRTNIGFGVEGKTVPEDLILRIGLPWQNFILKGPKNPELIYKHELTNNWTSKILINTDNLLLSSYFSIYNLDLFVGYEVYESSINLGFRLAF, encoded by the coding sequence TTGAAGGCTTTTGTTTGGTTAGCAATTTTTATATTTCTGCCAATTTTTTTCTTTTCTTATTATGAAGTTTACGATTACTTTTTCATGAAACCAAATACTTATTTTGAATTCAATTCAAATTCCAATGGGGAGTTTGGAGTGGAGTTTTATTCTATTAACAAATATCCAATAATGGATTCAAATAAATTGTTAGAAAGTGTGTGGTCTCAACCGCGAACATTGATAGGCGGGCAAATGATGGTAGAATCGTCTAATTACACGCATGCTATTTCGTCTTCCAAGGCTATGGGATTACTTCAATTGAAAAATCTGACGGGAGTGGATTTACATGTTTACAATTTATTTGATCCATATGACAATTTAAAAGGTGCATTAGAATACCATGGTTATCTTCGGAGACTTTTTAATGATGAACGGTTGCAGATTATAGCATACCATGATGGACCCACCGCAGTTATGGCTGGGAAAGTGTCTACTGCGGGGGAGGCGTACTACGAAAAGGTAAAAAGAGCCCAACAAAATTATTCTAACACAAAGATATATTCTCCTTATTTTGTTGGGGGAAGATTATCTTATTACTCAGAAGATGAAGAAGATAAGATATCTACCGAATTTAATGCAGGATTTGTATACAGAAAATTCGAGATATACGGGAATGTTGGTTTAGAGCTTCCTCTAAAAAGAATCGAAGAATTTGATTTCATAGACATCCAAACAGATTATGGCTATACCTTTTTGTATGTACCTAGAACGAATATAGGTTTTGGTGTTGAAGGCAAAACTGTCCCTGAAGATCTTATTTTGCGTATTGGTTTACCCTGGCAAAACTTTATTCTGAAAGGGCCAAAAAATCCTGAGTTAATTTATAAACACGAATTAACGAATAATTGGACCTCAAAAATATTAATAAATACTGACAATTTGCTACTTTCCAGTTATTTTTCAATCTACAACTTAGATCTTTTCGTTGGGTATGAAGTATATGAAAGTTCTATAAATTTAGGTTTTAGATTAGCCTTTTAA
- a CDS encoding adenylosuccinate synthase: MKKMSIVGAQWGDEGKGKVVNYFSDRFEWIVRFSGGANAGHTIYYKGKKYVNHMLPSIMPNSKSKGFLGAGMVLDLEKLVEELNVLESDFPGMSSKFYIDLEAFLVLPWHKEEDEIIESMRKKPIGTTKRGIGPAYTDKVSREGIKLYYLFDEKMLKERLKDIYYLKSSQYGNKLTTSKEDVFEYLMKTKNELEKLKINYASAVEMGNVFRSTSVLFEGAQGVLLDLDFGTYPFVTSSSCMAHGVSSVGFSTFELDEVYGVLKAYTTRVGSGPFPTEIFGEEADKIRELGKEYGATTGRPRRVGWLDLPALRYAKIRSGLTGLVITKADVLNGLDKIKVCTHYEVNGKIKDTPSSSYDFFVAKPIYDELKGWKDTNDINFLKYLSYIEEQIGVDIDYISYGPKTEEMCSKNNLILNMENK; this comes from the coding sequence GTGAAAAAAATGTCGATTGTAGGTGCCCAATGGGGCGATGAAGGTAAAGGTAAAGTCGTTAATTACTTTTCAGACAGGTTTGAATGGATAGTACGTTTTTCAGGAGGAGCGAATGCTGGTCATACCATTTATTACAAAGGCAAAAAATATGTGAATCACATGCTTCCTTCTATTATGCCCAATTCTAAATCTAAAGGTTTTTTAGGCGCAGGAATGGTGTTGGACTTAGAAAAACTGGTAGAGGAACTAAACGTACTAGAATCTGATTTTCCTGGAATGTCCTCTAAATTTTACATTGATTTAGAAGCTTTTTTGGTCCTTCCTTGGCATAAGGAAGAAGACGAAATTATAGAAAGCATGAGAAAAAAGCCAATCGGAACAACAAAAAGAGGAATTGGACCTGCCTATACGGATAAGGTATCAAGGGAAGGAATAAAACTCTACTACCTGTTCGATGAAAAAATGCTTAAAGAGCGTTTGAAAGATATATACTACCTAAAAAGTTCTCAGTATGGGAATAAATTAACAACTTCAAAAGAGGATGTATTTGAATACTTGATGAAAACAAAAAATGAATTGGAAAAACTGAAGATAAATTACGCTAGTGCGGTAGAGATGGGAAATGTTTTCAGAAGTACGTCCGTACTGTTTGAGGGAGCTCAAGGTGTTTTGCTAGATTTAGATTTTGGCACCTATCCTTTTGTAACCTCGTCTTCGTGTATGGCTCATGGGGTTTCTTCCGTAGGCTTTTCAACATTCGAATTAGATGAGGTATATGGGGTACTCAAAGCCTATACAACAAGGGTAGGATCAGGACCTTTCCCAACAGAAATTTTTGGAGAAGAAGCTGACAAAATTAGGGAATTAGGCAAAGAATATGGAGCTACAACGGGAAGGCCTAGAAGGGTTGGTTGGTTAGATCTCCCTGCCTTGAGATACGCAAAAATAAGGTCTGGACTAACAGGACTTGTAATCACCAAGGCAGATGTTTTAAACGGTTTAGACAAGATAAAAGTTTGTACACATTATGAAGTCAATGGAAAAATAAAAGACACTCCATCCTCTTCATATGACTTTTTTGTTGCTAAACCTATTTATGATGAATTAAAGGGTTGGAAAGATACCAACGATATTAATTTCCTAAAATATTTATCGTATATTGAGGAACAAATTGGAGTCGACATTGACTATATATCCTATGGACCAAAAACCGAAGAAATGTGTTCAAAAAATAATTTGATATTGAATATGGAAAATAAATAA
- a CDS encoding biotin--[acetyl-CoA-carboxylase] ligase, with product MIGDNLILLDKVDSTNNYIKKHWRELPSETVVWALEQTEGYGRKNSRWYSPLGGLWFSVLFKPRKRPLIPYYYLRMYSLVIYNVLKKKYKLNPIIKWPNDILINSKKVCGILGESVYDGGSPSCVIVGVGINVNNELPEEVSNNSIALKDVVGKEIPLRKFLNELNHVAYHSYYLKYFKPKAISAITKMWLNHLNVKVGDKVQVSNENDGTIYGKVNDIQSDYLEIIDDNREIKKLNSGELIVL from the coding sequence ATGATAGGTGACAATTTAATTCTTTTGGATAAAGTTGATTCAACAAACAACTACATTAAAAAGCACTGGCGTGAACTGCCATCAGAAACTGTAGTTTGGGCTTTAGAACAAACAGAAGGTTACGGAAGGAAAAACAGTAGGTGGTATTCACCCTTGGGGGGATTATGGTTTTCTGTGCTTTTCAAACCCCGTAAAAGACCTTTGATTCCATATTATTATTTGAGAATGTATTCTTTAGTAATTTATAACGTCTTGAAAAAAAAGTATAAGTTGAACCCCATCATTAAATGGCCTAACGATATTTTGATTAATTCTAAGAAGGTGTGTGGAATTTTAGGAGAGAGTGTTTATGATGGTGGTTCACCGAGTTGTGTTATAGTGGGAGTAGGAATAAACGTTAACAACGAATTGCCTGAAGAAGTCTCCAATAACTCAATTGCTTTAAAGGATGTTGTTGGGAAAGAAATTCCGTTGAGAAAGTTTCTGAATGAATTGAACCATGTTGCTTACCATTCATATTATCTAAAATACTTCAAACCCAAAGCTATTTCAGCCATCACAAAAATGTGGTTAAATCATTTGAATGTAAAAGTAGGGGATAAGGTCCAAGTCTCAAACGAAAATGATGGAACTATTTATGGAAAAGTAAACGATATTCAGTCAGATTATTTGGAAATAATAGATGATAACCGGGAGATAAAAAAACTAAACTCTGGGGAATTAATTGTGCTATAA